A window from Citrus sinensis cultivar Valencia sweet orange chromosome 5, DVS_A1.0, whole genome shotgun sequence encodes these proteins:
- the LOC102609278 gene encoding agamous-like MADS-box protein AP3, which translates to MNMARGKIQIKRIENATNRQVTFSKRRNGLFKKAQELTVLCDAKVSIIMCSSTGKVQEYVSSSTTTKQLLDEYQRRLKIDLWSSQYEKMQENLKNLKEVNINLKKEIRQRLGESLNDLSLKKLSDLEQDVDNCLRIIRERKLRAISGQIVTHKKKVRREEEENRKLRNGFIINAKEEDQHYELVDNEGHYDSVIRFQNGGPGIFALRLQPNEPLSSQWMSIHE; encoded by the exons ATGAATATGGCTAGAGGAAAGATCCAGATCAAGAGGATTGAGAACGCAACAAACAGGCAGGTCACTTTCTCGAAGAGGCGAAATGGGCTTTTCAAGAAAGCTCAAGAACTCACCGTTCTCTGTGATGCTAAGGTTTCCATTATCATGTGTTCTAGCACTGGAAAGGTCCAGGAATACGTTAGCTCCTCCACTAC AACAAAGCAGTTGCTTGATGAGTATCAGAGGAGATTAAAGATCGATCTTTGGAGTTCTCAATATGAG AAAATGCAAGAGAATCTGAAGAATCTGAAAGAAGTGAATATAAATCTGAAGAAGGAAATTAG gcaAAGGTTGGGTGAAAGTTTGAATGATCTGAGCTTGAAGAAATTGTCTGATCTTGAGCAAGATGTGGATAATTGCTTGAGGATTATCCGTGAACGCAAG CTTCGAGCGATCTCGGGTCAGATTGTTACCCACAAGAAAAAG GTAAGAAGAGAGGAAGAGGAGAACAGAAAACTACGGAATGGATTT ATCATTAATGCAAAAGAGGAAGATCAACACTATGAGTTAGTTGATAATGAAGGGCATTATGATTCTGTTATCAGATTCCAGAATGGAGGTCCTGGCATATTTGCCTTACGCTTGCAGCCTAACGAACCCTTAAGTTCACAGTGGATGAGTATCCACGAGTAG
- the LOC102609555 gene encoding uncharacterized protein LOC102609555: MGALAPVSPWLPEDDLLLKNSIENGASLESLAKGAVQFSQKFSVRELQDRWHSLLYDPVVSAEASFRMFEYERSALTLPKVFSRAGNSKEIKLSSGKRKAESVRSCYYALRKRIHNEPFNSIDLSFLNAPGNRNFYGNGDEPPSRNCMLGDPMANHFGLQDSNLDVMHRKFPDIPMDDDASCRDGPTLHSFHGGFDHPGEEDFSMQQGEMHEEIPHIFEENQSFRGNGARVVELGLPGQVPNLFEADHMEANPLSTYGQTNDDAGNICTLEGNQVFRSPIPDCGAPFQDLEFSSPLPEMPIWTTVEDSSSPTITVDDSFREKDLHSGDNYALPDDSGAKDKSAPGYDFVHGNSKLKMQMSCDELKNEASNTEGYLEELSNSLLNFTNDEEFLFMDVDGKEMIDKSYYDGLSLLLNSPNEAKHDHLPSPEPETSVTPDYLANASVENVQLPSPATVSDPQFPEQNDGIMICTLNTEDPEIPCNDDAFLPNNLLPSSVSIAKRQNFKDAGNPFSSSVKDFSGNQKVSDQVLMQGGSTQMVGSQVIPGSHKHHPVGDSGVKFELHSCNSSQLAAGTSCRDSIQNNSMNTSKDSLQCARLKQENKEIAMVKDLGHTLTDSSVKKPNFVSNGCKSHERNTNGVKQELDYPAITQESHALNVEVGSLHIPDAEPVMNPSTTEPEDPSVESDDDDVPYFSDIEAMILDMDLDPDDQDIYEQEVSKYQHEDTRRAIIRLEQGAHSYMQRAILSHGAFAILYGRHSKHYIKKPEVLLGRATEEVVVDIDLGREGRTNKISRRQAMINMDEAGSFHLKNLGKCPILVNNKEVPPRQSQGLGSSCLIEIRGLAFIFETNQTCVKRYLDSIMKENRTHEHQS, encoded by the exons ATGGGCGCTTTAGCTCCCGTCTCTCCTTGGCTACCAGAAGATGACCTTTTGTTAAAGAACTCCATTGAg AATGGTGCTTCATTGGAATCACTTGCTAAAGGTGCAGTGCAGTTTTCTCAAAAATTCAGCGTCCGTGAACTGCAAGATAGGTGGCATTCTCTCCTTTATGATCCAGTTGTTTCTGCAGAGGCTTCTTTTCGCATGTTTGAGTATGAGCGTTCTGCTCTTACTCTTCCAAAAGTATTCAGTAGAGCtggaaattcaaaagaaatcaaactttCTTCTGGGAAGAGAAAAGCTGAAAGTGTCCGTAGTTGTTATTATGCGTTGCGTAAGAGAATTCATAATGAGCCATTTAATTCTATAGACCTGAGCTTTCTCAATGCTCCTGGCAATCGAAATTTCTATGGAAACGGAGATGAGCCTCCATCTAGAAACTGTATGTTGGGAGATCCAATGGCAAATCATTTTGGACTTCAAGACTCAAATTTGGATGTTATGCATCGTAAATTTCCTGATATTCCTATGGATGATGATGCATCTTGTAGGGATGGTCCTACACTCCATAGCTTTCATGGGGGATTTGATCACCCTGGTGAAGAAGATTTTTCAATGCAGCAGGGTGAAATGCATGAAGAAATTCCTCatatatttgaagaaaatcagtCTTTTAGAGGTAATGGCGCTAGGGTTGTGGAATTGGGTCTACCAGGACAAGTACCCAACCTGTTTGAAGCAGATCATATGGAGGCAAATCCCCTATCTACATATGGTCAAACAAATGATGATGCAGGAAACATTTGCACTCTTGAAGGGAACCAAGTCTTTCGTTCACCAATTCCGGACTGTGGTGCACCATTTCAGGACTTGGAATTCTCATCTCCACTTCCTGAGATGCCTATATGGACAACAGTTGAGGATTCTTCATCACCAACTATTACTGTTGACGATAGTtttagagaaaaagatttgcaCTCTGGGGATAATTATGCACTTCCAGATGACAGTGGTGCCAAAGACAAAAGTGCACCGGGATATGACTTTGTACATGGAAATTCCAAGTTGAAGATGCAGATGTCATGTGatgaattgaaaaatgaagCTTCCAACACAGAAGGTTATCTGGAAGAATTATCCAACTCccttttgaattttacaaACGATGAAGAGTTCCTCTTCATGGACGTTGATGGAAAAGAAATGATTGATAAGTCTTATTATGATGGCCTGTCACTTTTGTTGAATTCCCCAAATGAAGCAAAACATGATCATTTGCCCAGTCCAGAGCCAGAGACATCAGTAACTCCAGATTACCTAGCAAATGCATCTGTTGAGAATGTTCAATTGCCATCACCTGCAACTGTTTCGGACCCTCAATTTCCTGAGCAGAATGATGGTATTATGATTTGCACATTGAACACTGAAGATCCAGAAATTCCATGCAATGATGATGCTTTCCTACCTAATAATTTGCTGCCATCTTCAGTTTCCATTGCTAAAcgacagaattttaaagatgCTGGAAATCCATTTTCTAGCTCTGTTAAGGATTTCTCAGGCAACCAAAAAGTTAGTGATCAAGTCCTGATGCAGGGAGGATCAACTCAAATGGTGGGATCACAGGTGATACCAGGAAGCCATAAACACCATCCAGTTGGTGATTCTGGGGTTAAATTTGAGTTACACAGTTGTAACTCCTCACAGTTGGCTGCTGGAACTTCTTGTCGTGATTCCATTCAGAATAATTCAATGAATACTAGCAAAGACAGTCTCCAATGTGCAAGACTGAAGCAAGAGAATAAGGAAATTGCAATGGTGAAGGATCTTGGTCATACGTTGACTGATTCTTCTGTGAAGAAACCAAATTTTGTCTCTAATGGATGCAAAAGTCATGAGAGGAATACCAATGGCGTTAAACAGGAGTTGGATTATCCAGCAATAACCCAAGAATCTCATGCTTTAAATGTAGAAGTAGGATCCCTGCATATCCCTGATGCAGAACCAGTTATGAATCCTTCAACGACAGAGCCAGAAGATCCATCTGTTGAGAGTGATGATGACGATGTACCTTATTTTTCTGATATTGAGGCAATG ATTCTTGATATGGACTTGGATCCAGATGACCAGGATATATATGAGCAGGAAG TCTCAAAATATCAGCATGAGGACACTAGGAGGGCAATCATCAGGCTGGAACAGGGTGCTCATTCTTATATGCAGAGAGCAATTTTATCTCATGGAGCATTTGCCATTTTGTATGGCCGCCATTCAAagcattatattaaaaaaccTGAG GTTTTACTTGGTAGAGCTACAGAGGAAGTTGTTGTTGACATTGACTTAGGAAGAGAGGGACGgactaataaaatatctcGACGGCAG gcCATGATAAACATGGATGAGGCTGGATCTTTCCATCTGAAAAATCTGGGCAAGTGCCCAATCTTGGTAAATAACAAGGAAGTACCTCCTAGACAGAGTCAGGGCCTTGGTTCCAGTTGCTTAATCGAG ATAAGGGGGTTGGCATTCATATTTGAGACAAACCAAACTTGCGTTAAGCGGTATCTGGATAGCATCATGAAAGAAAACCGAACTCATGAGCACCAAAGTTGA
- the LOC102609845 gene encoding B-box zinc finger protein 21: MKIQCDVCNKSEASVFCTADEAALCDTCDHRVHHANKLASKHHRFSLLHPSSKHFPICDVCQERRAFLFCQQDRAILCRDCDIPIHTANEHTQKHNRFLLTGVKLSATSTLYTSSVSKSNPNGCDSSVPVPDANKSIKKTVVSVAPVNSNPPSNSEISTSSAVTNSNGGNSVIAANECGTVSASSISEYLEMLPGWHVEDLLDSSSDPLGFCKGNDGTLPFLDADLDCNLSSFSSERVGIWVPQAASPVQTCLYSSQSQTAGHISFKDAKEVTGVKAVSSNRRHTEDVFTVPQISPQLAGFKRSRPNIWED, translated from the exons ATGAAGATCCAGTGCGACGTGTGCAACAAAAGCGAAGCGTCAGTGTTTTGCACCGCCGATGAAGCCGCTCTTTGCGACACGTGCGACCACCGTGTTCACCATGCCAACAAGCTCGCCTCTAAACATCATCGCTTCTCTCTTCTTCATCCTTCCTCTAAACATTTCCCCATCTGCGACGTCTGTCAG GAGAGGCGGGCGTTTTTGTTTTGTCAGCAAGACAGAGCGATTCTCTGCAGGGACTGTGATATTCCGATTCACACAGCCAATGAACACACACAGAAGCATAATAGGTTTCTTCTAACGGGGGTTAAGCTTTCAGCTACTTCAACTCTTTACACATCTTCTGTATCCAAGTCCAACCCCAACGGCTGTGATTCATCAGTTCCAGTTCCTGATGCCAATAAGTCGATCAAGAAAACTGTAGTCTCTGTTGCTCCAGTGAATTCAAACCCACCTTCTAATTCCGAGATCTCAACAAGTAGTGCTGTCACGAATAGTAATGGTGGGAATAGTGTTATTGCTGCTAATGAATGTGGCACTGTTTCGGCAAGCAGCATATCTGAGTACTTAGAAATGTTACCAGGCTGGCATGTAGAAGATCTTCTTGATTCTTCTTCAGATCCCTTAGGTTTTTGTAAG GGTAATGATGGGACGTTGCCATTTTTGGATGCTGATCTTGACTGCAATTTGAGTTCTTTTTCATCAGAAAGAGTGGGGATTTGGGTCCCTCAAGCTGCATCCCCCGTTCAAACTTGTCTATATTCTTCACAATCACAAACAGCGGGACATATTAGTTTCAAGGACGCGAAGGAGGTAACCGGCGTGAAAGCCGTGTCTAGCAACAGGAGACATACAGAAGATGTCTTTACAGTTCCGCAAATCAGCCCTCAACTAGCTGGCTTCAAGAGATCTAGGCCTAATATCTGGgaggattaa
- the LOC102625055 gene encoding glycine-rich RNA-binding protein 8, giving the protein MSKTARRSFWVLLFLAVAVAELRPADEMVNGTHTQGSDTSLALADIPLPQGNDNIEVGNKTSNTAVVNNSKKGYNGGGGGGGGGGGGGGGGGGGGGYGWGWGGGGGGGGGGGGGGGRGWGWGGGGGGYYKWGCSGNTNGGRGINNQVHRKRVYTKDYKIGEFAQCMNRGRCRGMRLDCPLHCGGPCFYDCQYMCKAHCRRP; this is encoded by the coding sequence ATGTCGAAGACAGCAAGGAGAAGTTTCTGGGTTCTCTTATTTCTAGCAGTGGCAGTTGCTGAGCTAAGACCTGCTGATGAAATGGTAAATGGCACGCATACTCAAGGCAGTGACACTTCTTTAGCGCTGGCAGATATTCCTCTTCCTCAAGGAAATGACAACATTGAAGTTGGTAACAAGACCTCTAACACTGCAGTTGTCAACAATAGCAAGAAGGGATATAatggaggaggaggaggggGTGGCGGCGGAGGTGGTGGGggtggaggtggaggtggTGGAGGCGGTTATGGATGGGGATGGGGCGGCGGAggtggtggaggtggaggtggaggtggaggtggaggtAGGGGCTGGGGATGGGGAGGAGGGGGTGGTGGCTATTATAAATGGGGATGCAGTGGCAATACAAACGGAGGAAGAGGCATTAACAATCAAGTGCATAGAAAGAGAGTTTACACAAAGGACTACAAGATAGGCGAGTTCGCTCAGTGCATGAATAGAGGAAGATGCAGAGGCATGAGATTGGATTGCCCTCTTCATTGTGGGGGACCTTGCTTCTATGACTGCCAATACATGTGCAAAGCTCATTGTCGACGGccatga
- the LOC102625336 gene encoding uncharacterized protein LOC102625336 isoform X2 has product MWKLGGIIGAASLTGVTVMAVTGAAPAIAQGLGAIAPRFGKSCPCNWSEWICCSRECNGISCCFSCCCCLLWRTLRLNNTRISECSVKNWSWIAETGRYALWWESDKLIALSTAIEDWLTSKIGEVDKQRCHGDCIKHTCIGICSASNIGYSI; this is encoded by the exons ATGTGGAAGCTTGGAGGTATCATTGGTGCAGCTTCTCTAACTGGAGTAACTGTGATGGCAGTTACTGGCG CTGCCCCAGCAATTGCACAGGGATTGGGTGCTATAGCTCCTAGGTTTGGGAAGTCTTGTCCCTGCAATTGGAGCGAGTGGATTTGCTGCAGCCGCGAGTGCAATGGGATCAGCTGCTGTTTCAGTTGCTGTTGCTGCTTGCTTTGGAG GACTCTGAGACTAAATAATACAAGGATATCAGAGTGCTCTGTCAAAAATTGGAGCTGGATAGCTGAAACTGGAAG gtATGCCCTGTGGTGGGAGTCTGACAAATTGATTGCTCTGAGCACAGCAATAGAAGACTGGCTGACTTCAA AAATTGGTGAAGTTGATAAGCAAAGGTGCCATGGTGACTGTATTAAGCACACTTGTATCGGCATTTGCTCTGCCAGCAACATTGGTTACAGCATCTGA
- the LOC127898639 gene encoding uncharacterized protein LOC127898639 produces the protein METSTLTPRQKYAAAALFALALHQSQLDRTRHSYSLVPLINEQGMSANESFRLQTILGLDDQTRHELMETAGVSSQVSHHVKAFSTLLSEGSDGTSSERMNTKSVDAMLLLNMESSAISSVDGCGNNEYEIECHEKYCYVKTKSVSAWDTLLMCHKKVTVLYELLSACLAENTDADKNCSLKKGYDARHRVALLVLLTWLNIKWIKMVFLLKLLVIFISYSCLVAFALQMHAKALMLSNNFVYRTCMRTSRNCHLSSEVIPYIFFKNILFCWKL, from the exons ATGGAGACATCAACATTGACCCCAAGACAGAAGTACGCAGCGGCGGCGCTGTTCGCTCTGGCACTTCACCAGTCACAACTTGACCGAACGCGGCATTCATATTCTCTGGTACCTCTAATAAATGAGCAAGGCATGAGCGCTAACGAGAGCTTTCGGCTTCAGACCATCCTCG GATTGGATGATCAAACAAGGCATGAGCTTATGGAAACTGCTGGAGTTTCTTCACAAGTCAGTCACCATGTTAAAGCG TTCTCGACATTACTCTCAGAGGGAAGTGATGGAACTTCATCAGAAAGAATGAACACCAAATCTGTTGATGCTATGCTGCTGCTTAATATGGAAAGCTCTGCTATCTCTTCGGTGGATGGTTGTGGAAATAATGAGTATGAAATTGAATGCCATGAGAAATATTGTTATGTCAAGACAAAATCAGTCTCTGCTTGGGATACACTGCTGATGTGCCATAAGAAAGTAACAGTCCTTTACGAGCTTCTTTCAGCTTGTTTAGCTGAGAATACTGATGCTGATAAGAATTGTTCTCTAAAAAAGGGCTATGATGCTAGGCATCGTGTGGCTTTACTAGTGCTGTTAACATGGCTCAATATCAAATGGATAAAAATGGTTTTTCTGCTGAAATTATTAGTCATATTTATTTCGTATAGCTGCTTGGTGGCATTTGCTTTACAAATGCACGCAAAAGCACTGAtgctttcaaataattttgtttaccGCACTTGTATGAGGACCTCTCGCAATTGCCATTTGTCTTCTGAAGTTATACCTTACATCTTCTTCaagaatattttgttttgttggaAGCTCTAG
- the LOC102625336 gene encoding uncharacterized protein LOC102625336 isoform X1, translating into MSSRSRSISRSRSRSRSRSPRDRRFRSRHSSYCDPPLRRETRRSFSQGNLCNNCKRPGHFARECPNVAVCNNCGLPGHIASECTTQARCWNCREPGHMASNCHNEGICHSCGKTGHRARDCSTHVQSGGDLRLCNNCYKPGHIAADCTNDKACKNCRKTGHIARDCQNEPVCNLCNIAGHVARQCPKGDSLGERGGGGGGDGGGGGGGGRYVGYRDVICRSCNQMGHMSRDCVGPLIICRNCGGRGHMAYECPSGRIADRGYRRY; encoded by the exons ATGAGTTCACGCAGCAGGAGCATTAGCAGGAGCCGGAGTCGGAGTCGAAGTAGGAGTCCACGAGATCGCAGGTTCCGATCTCGACACTCTTCCTATTGCGACCCTCCTTTAAGGAGAGAAACACGTCGCAGTTTCAG CCAAGGCAATCTGTGCAACAACTGCAAGCGGCCTGGTCATTTTGCAAGAGAGTGCCCTAATGTTGCTGTTTGTAACAACTGTGGTCTTCCTGG gCACATCGCATCAGAATGCACCACGCAGGCACGATGCTGGAATTGTCGAGAACCTGGACATATGGCAAGCAACTGTCACAACGAGGGCATCTGCCACTCTTGTGGCAAAACTGGACATCGTGCTAGAGACTGCTCGACTCATGTGCAGTCAGGGGGGGACTTGAGACTCTGCAACAATTGCTACAAGCCGGGGCACATTGCAGCAGACTGTACCAATGACAAAGCATGCAAGAATTGCCGGAAAACAGGCCACATAGCACGCGATTGTCAGAATGAGCCTGTCTGCAATTTGTGCAATATAGCTGGGCATGTGGCTCGACAGTGCCCAAAGGGTGATTCTCTTGGTGAGAGAGGCGGTGGTGGCGGTGGTGATGGTggcggtggtggtggtggtggaagATATGTTGGATATCGTGATGTGATCTGTAGGAGCTGCAACCAGATGGGCCACATGAGCAGGGATTGTGTGGGACCCTTGATCATTTGCCGCAATTGTGGAGGGAGGGGTCATATGGCATATGAGTGTCCATCGGGGAGAATAGCTGACCGTGGATACCGGCGGTACTGA